The Entelurus aequoreus isolate RoL-2023_Sb linkage group LG11, RoL_Eaeq_v1.1, whole genome shotgun sequence genome includes the window atcttattctttcagtcatgacccacacttcatgaccatgggtgagagtaggaatgtagatagctcggtagaccaaaagatttgccttctggctcagctctcgtttcgtcacaacagtgcggcagagagttGATGTTGATTTTTAAACTCAATGAGTTGAATATGTCAATAAGAGCGATCAGCGCCACATCCAGACTAGTCTTTGATTGCAAAACAACATTAGCGTTACCTTGTAACTGTTCTCGATGTTTTCAATGATGTTGTCGATGATCCACCGTCCCGGCATGAAGTCTCTCTCGTGTATGCACAGTCGGTAGGGGTTCCTGTTGTTCTCCAAACAAGGCAGGAGCTGCTCTCTCACCCAGTCTGCGTCACAGTGGCTGTAGGAAATGAAGGCGTGATAGGTGAAATGTCCAGGCTCTCCTGCAGCTCTCTCCTTGTGAGCTCTGTATTTGGCCTTGATGATCTGATAGGTGGCCTTGGTGTACCATGGGAGGTCGAAAATGTAACAAATAAGCATCAGAATCAGAATGACCGCCGTTGTTGTTGCAACGCTGATGATGATAACCAGTCTGACATCACACGCCACCTGACTCGGGAAGTATCGGGATATGACTGTGTTCAGAAACTGCTCTGGGTGGTAACACCTGTAGTTCCAAGGCCAGTCTGTCAAATTGAACTGATCTTTATCCTTGGTTTCTTCAATGAAGGCATGTAGCTCACAGGTGCAGTGGTAAGGGTTGTTCCCAGCCTTTAGGTGAACAAGTCCAGGCATTAGCTGGAATGATTCTTTGCTAATGAGACCAAATGAATTGCCATCCAGAGCCAGGCTCAGCAGTGATGAACTCTCCCACTTGGATGGGATGAACTTGATTTTGTTGTCACTCAGCAGCAGCACTTTCAGGTTGGTGGCCTTCTCAAAGTACGCCACGTCCAGCTGGTCCAGGTTGCAGGAGGACAGGTCCAAAAAGTGCACTGTGGTGGGCAGGCAAGAGAGGGCTTCGGTTGTGAACTGATTGTGGTGAGCGATGATCCTGGTAATGTTTTGTTGCCAAACGCAATCTTGGCTTCTTTCGGCAGATCCTAGCTTATTGTTGCTAACGTCCAACACTTGCAGATTCTGGAAGTGTCTGGTGAGCAGTGACAATTCTTTTAAGTTGGTCAGCTCATTTGTGCTCAGGTTGAAGGTGTGAAGATTTGGCATGGCACCCCTGTAGTTGCAGCGCTGGTTAAAGATGTATTCGTCCAAGAGTCGGTTGTTGGAGACATCGAGGACCTGCACACCTGCCATCTCCACCCAGGCGTCGCAAGGTACCGAGTTAAAGTAAACATACTGAATAGACAGCTGCTTGATCATGTTGAACCAGGTGAAGCGCCAGTCAAAACGCAGAATATCGGGATTGCTGATATACCTGAAAGACACCACAAAGTTTCATTTTATTCAACAAACACTAAATATTCCAATATCTCAATGGAGAAACGAAAACAGTTCATTAAACATTATTTTGTCACCGTCTATGCCGTCAGTGCAAACTTCTTTAAGCCCTTATCTTTATACAACCCCAGGAAGAAAGTATGGAATCACAGGGTTGGAGGACATTCATTCaattgtttatccatccatccatccattttctaccgcttgtccctttcgggaaaAAAGCAgacaacaaacatgacacagaactacAGTCATTTCAAATTGCAACGTTCTCGTTTCAAGAAACACAAAAATCAATCAAGAATACAAATTGAGGTATTCAATAACAGtgtcatttttagatcaagctgAGCAGATACAATAgggaatcactcaattctgagacTAAATGATGGAATCGCCCTGTAAATTTTCATTTCCAATTTATACACCTGCATCAGATGGAATgtgttcattagtctgcagttaaaaaacAAGTGTTCACACATTGCAGAGGTGTTGCaacaggtggattgacatgaatcatggcttcaACACAAGAGATTGAAAGAAAGGAAAAGGTTATGAAGCTTTTTTAAGAAGGTAAATCATtacgcaatgttgcaaaatatgttgactgttcacagtcagctgtgtctacTGGTGGGGTataccaaggaaaacatcaaagtATCAAGACCGAAAACTTAAAGCAATTTGTCCTGAACACAGAAAATGCACAGAAAAACTAATTAATAACAAATGGTCAGGAGCGAGAGTCACCGTCTATAATCGAACTATAAGAATCCGCCTGaaggaaatgggatttaaatacagaaaagctaaaTGTAAGCTATCATTAAAACCTAAGCAAAAAAGGACAATGTTCCAACGGGCTAAGGAAACCCTATCGTGGGCTATGGATGACTGGattaaagtcatattcagtgatgaatcctGAATCTGTATTGTGCAAGGTGAAGATGTTGAAATTTTGTTTGATGACGTTCCAATGACATTTATGAAGATGCCTGcatgaagaaaacatgcacatttccacagtcatCGATGATATGTGGCTGTGTGGCTGCGTAGCAGGTAATGACACTGGTGAGATGGAtgtcattacatcttcaataaatgcacaagttTACAATTACTTTATGAacacttttcttattccatcaATGGAAAGGATGTTTTGGGATGATGAAATTATTTTTCAAGATGATAAGGCATTTTAGACCAAAAAGTGTAAAAACCTTCCTTGAAAAAAGATACATAAGGTCAATGTCATTACCTGCAAATAGTGTGGATCTCAATCCAACTGAGAATTTGTGGTGGAAACTGAGGAAATGTTGGGTGACAAGACTCCAACTTGAAAAGCTCATCAGACAGCTTTTTATAACAGACTACAAActgaggtggtgcaacaaaataCTAGTGGTCTCttgtagtgtttttttgttttcttatttttttatgatttcatattttcctcagaattgagtgatttcattatttttttactctgatTGATCTAAAAGTGAAACCGATACTGACTACCACAgtttattttcttgatttctttGAGAGTTTTTTATAGCCAGAAAGTTACCATTCAAAATGAGTATAGTTTTGTGTCGTGTCTGTTATCGGCTTTTtgttctacaaaattaaacaactgaatgaacacccTCCAAGACAGCCAGGTATAGTAGTTGTATAGTTAAGTCAACGTTATTAATATAGCCCAAAGCATTGAGCAGGTCTACACCCGCACTCCTCATTCGTTAAAGGGAACCAACTGAACACCACATCAGCAAGCACTTGGTGACAGAGGCAAGAAAAACTCTTCAGGCTCTTGAAATCTCTGAGAGAACCCAGGCCCTGTGGGGTGGCCGTCTGTCTTGATCAGTTCGGTCTCCATAATTTTTCCAAATGTTAAATTCCTATTAGAGTTTTTGTTTAGGTATCAGGAGGTGGAAGAACTAAATCCCAAACTTAGATTAAAAGTGCTGTATgagtgataaaaaataaaaaaaatgtaaaaaaataagaagACTTCTTACCAGAGGTCCAGTTTGTCCAGCTTCAGGTCTGTGATGCGTGATTCAGCCCCACTGTCAAAAAAAGTTGGTGAGCGCGCAAAGTCGATGTACTGCAACCTGACCCTCTTGATGGGGGCCATTTCTAGGTTGATTAACGCCATCCTAAGGAGGTTCTCGTTGAATTTCCCTCTGTGGAAGATGATCTGATAAGCGCTAATGTCCTTTAGACCCTGGAAGATATCCTCATCTCCCATGTAGTACATGAACTCGAAGAGGTTGCGGAACTGGATGGCATTGAAGGTCTTGTTGGCGAGGTCGTGCAGCATGTGAAGGAGGGCACCGGGGTGTTGGTCTATGGCCATGTCGAAGCCAATCTGCGAAGTTTGAACAATGCGGAGACTCCCGGGCTCGTAGTAGCTTAAGTTGGAGGAACACTTGATTGCGAAACTTTGTAACTTGATGTTCTTCAGTGGCTGAAAGTC containing:
- the tlr18 gene encoding toll-like receptor 18 isoform X2, producing MGGPLVEGLKREDFQPLKNIKLQSFAIKCSSNLSYYEPGSLRIVQTSQIGFDMAIDQHPGALLHMLHDLANKTFNAIQFRNLFEFMYYMGDEDIFQGLKDISAYQIIFHRGKFNENLLRMALINLEMAPIKRVRLQYIDFARSPTFFDSGAESRITDLKLDKLDLWYISNPDILRFDWRFTWFNMIKQLSIQYVYFNSVPCDAWVEMAGVQVLDVSNNRLLDEYIFNQRCNYRGAMPNLHTFNLSTNELTNLKELSLLTRHFQNLQVLDVSNNKLGSAERSQDCVWQQNITRIIAHHNQFTTEALSCLPTTVHFLDLSSCNLDQLDVAYFEKATNLKVLLLSDNKIKFIPSKWESSSLLSLALDGNSFGLISKESFQLMPGLVHLKAGNNPYHCTCELHAFIEETKDKDQFNLTDWPWNYRCYHPEQFLNTVISRYFPSQVACDVRLVIIISVATTTAVILILMLICYIFDLPWYTKATYQIIKAKYRAHKERAAGEPGHFTYHAFISYSHCDADWVREQLLPCLENNRNPYRLCIHERDFMPGRWIIDNIIENIENSYKVIFVLTRHFVNSEWCNYELYFAQQRAMGKTFSDVILVVKEPIDPGSLPSKYCKLKKMLSTKTYLEWPQEATQQAFFWAQLRSVLGKPTPSKQERRSGKSSAGGPSPAQGARRPSPIGAADNMNDDVFK
- the tlr18 gene encoding toll-like receptor 18 isoform X1, which translates into the protein MFWTFLILSAVFIGGRTSPTVSPSAPTTSSSAEETCHIFDSGRSADCLGRQLESVPWRQFPSTLEKIDLSYNKLQAIRSDDLHRLPRLRVLLLGYNNISHIDSDAFRNNSLLEHLNIFNNSLQVIPAAVLTSILNLKHLSMSNNLYKRATLAEGFSRLVKLQVLSMGGPLVEGLKREDFQPLKNIKLQSFAIKCSSNLSYYEPGSLRIVQTSQIGFDMAIDQHPGALLHMLHDLANKTFNAIQFRNLFEFMYYMGDEDIFQGLKDISAYQIIFHRGKFNENLLRMALINLEMAPIKRVRLQYIDFARSPTFFDSGAESRITDLKLDKLDLWYISNPDILRFDWRFTWFNMIKQLSIQYVYFNSVPCDAWVEMAGVQVLDVSNNRLLDEYIFNQRCNYRGAMPNLHTFNLSTNELTNLKELSLLTRHFQNLQVLDVSNNKLGSAERSQDCVWQQNITRIIAHHNQFTTEALSCLPTTVHFLDLSSCNLDQLDVAYFEKATNLKVLLLSDNKIKFIPSKWESSSLLSLALDGNSFGLISKESFQLMPGLVHLKAGNNPYHCTCELHAFIEETKDKDQFNLTDWPWNYRCYHPEQFLNTVISRYFPSQVACDVRLVIIISVATTTAVILILMLICYIFDLPWYTKATYQIIKAKYRAHKERAAGEPGHFTYHAFISYSHCDADWVREQLLPCLENNRNPYRLCIHERDFMPGRWIIDNIIENIENSYKVIFVLTRHFVNSEWCNYELYFAQQRAMGKTFSDVILVVKEPIDPGSLPSKYCKLKKMLSTKTYLEWPQEATQQAFFWAQLRSVLGKPTPSKQERRSGKSSAGGPSPAQGARRPSPIGAADNMNDDVFK